A genomic window from Aggregatilinea lenta includes:
- the tatA gene encoding twin-arginine translocase TatA/TatE family subunit, translated as MGSLGTTELVLILAVVVLLFGVGRVSRVGGEMGSAIREFRKGLKGDEAEKNTTTPADVNK; from the coding sequence ATGGGCAGCCTGGGCACTACCGAGCTGGTACTCATTCTGGCCGTCGTCGTGCTGCTGTTCGGCGTCGGGCGTGTTTCTAGGGTTGGTGGTGAGATGGGGTCGGCCATCCGTGAGTTCCGCAAGGGACTGAAGGGTGACGAAGCAGAAAAGAACACCACGACGCCCGCCGACGTCAACAAGTAA